A portion of the Gimesia chilikensis genome contains these proteins:
- the hisI gene encoding phosphoribosyl-AMP cyclohydrolase, whose translation MSDGIQFAGRTSVEQVEEGNELAPKFDQDGLIPVVTTDYTSGELLMHAYMNEEALKKTIELGEAVYWSRSRQVLWHKGATSGLVQKVKELLIDDDQDTVWLRVDVMGGGASCHVGYRSCFYRRVPVGEEGKEKGLALEFTETEKVFDPKEVYGDAPNPTKL comes from the coding sequence ATGTCAGATGGAATTCAATTCGCTGGAAGGACTTCAGTCGAGCAGGTAGAAGAAGGAAACGAACTGGCCCCCAAGTTTGACCAGGACGGTTTGATTCCGGTTGTCACCACCGACTACACCTCAGGTGAATTGCTGATGCATGCCTACATGAATGAGGAAGCACTCAAGAAGACCATTGAACTGGGTGAAGCCGTCTACTGGAGCCGCAGCCGACAGGTGCTCTGGCACAAAGGTGCTACCAGCGGGCTGGTCCAGAAAGTCAAAGAACTGCTGATCGACGACGACCAGGATACGGTCTGGCTGCGTGTCGATGTCATGGGAGGCGGGGCCAGCTGTCACGTTGGTTATCGCTCCTGTTTCTATCGCCGTGTGCCCGTTGGTGAAGAAGGCAAAGAGAAAGGCCTGGCGCTCGAATTTACGGAAACCGAAAAGGTTTTCGATCCGAAAGAGGTTTATGGAGACGCTCCCAATCCAACCAAACTGTAA
- the rpsN gene encoding 30S ribosomal protein S14: MASKSKIEKQKKIYALVEKYAEKRAELIAKGDYEGLAKLPRNSSRTRMRRLCQLTGRPRGNFRKFQISRIALRDMALDGLIPGMKKSSW; encoded by the coding sequence ATGGCTTCCAAATCAAAGATTGAAAAACAGAAGAAGATTTACGCTCTGGTCGAGAAGTACGCCGAAAAACGGGCTGAACTGATTGCCAAAGGGGACTACGAAGGCCTCGCAAAACTGCCTCGTAACTCCAGCCGCACCCGTATGCGTCGTCTCTGTCAGCTGACAGGACGCCCCCGTGGTAACTTCCGTAAATTCCAGATTTCGCGTATCGCACTGCGGGACATGGCTTTAGATGGCCTGATCCCCGGCATGAAGAAATCCAGCTGGTAA
- the rpsR gene encoding 30S ribosomal protein S18, translating to MSVGLSRKEIVKRRKKRARLKKKLKCRFCPDGNIPRPVYVDYKDLRTLRSLLDREGRILPRRRTGTSALYQRAVRRAVLRARFIGLLPYVAED from the coding sequence ATGTCAGTCGGTTTATCCCGCAAAGAGATTGTCAAACGTCGGAAAAAACGAGCTCGTCTGAAAAAGAAGCTCAAATGCCGGTTCTGCCCGGATGGTAACATTCCACGTCCCGTGTATGTTGATTACAAGGATCTGAGAACCCTGCGTTCTCTCCTGGATCGCGAAGGACGCATCCTGCCCCGTCGTCGGACAGGCACTTCAGCTCTCTACCAGCGTGCAGTACGTCGCGCTGTGCTGCGGGCTCGCTTCATCGGTCTGCTGCCTTACGTTGCAGAAGACTAA
- a CDS encoding isocitrate/isopropylmalate dehydrogenase family protein yields MYKVTLIPGDGVGPEIAEATRKCVDATGVKIDWDVQECGIEVIEAEGSVPDRVMESIRANKIALKAPITTPIGKGFRSVNVFLRQELGLYACIRPCKTYKGVRTYFADSNVDLVVVRENTEDLYAGVEFQAGEEKTAALIKTINEYATGKKINTPPDETGVSIKPMSYQGTRDICNYAFKYAVDNKRKAVTSICKANIMKFTDGLWYDETRAVAKAYGAKFEWEDLAEGVEPDAKLAGNVPDCGGSIEYNERLIDNMCMQLVQKPELYDVLVTSNLYGDILSDLCAGLVGGLGVAPGSNIGTEAAIFEATHGSAPKYKGQNKVNPVALILSGKMMLDYLGEHEAAAKLDQAVADVIEEGKDVTYDLKPDRNDPTAVGTQEMAEAICRKMQ; encoded by the coding sequence ATGTATAAAGTCACATTAATCCCGGGCGATGGTGTTGGTCCCGAAATCGCCGAGGCTACCAGAAAATGTGTTGATGCGACAGGAGTCAAAATCGACTGGGATGTTCAGGAATGTGGAATCGAAGTCATTGAAGCCGAGGGCAGTGTTCCCGATCGGGTCATGGAATCGATCCGGGCTAACAAAATTGCCCTGAAGGCACCAATCACCACACCGATTGGAAAAGGTTTCCGCAGCGTCAACGTTTTCCTGCGTCAGGAACTTGGACTGTATGCCTGCATTCGTCCCTGTAAAACCTACAAAGGGGTTCGGACTTACTTCGCTGATTCCAACGTCGACCTGGTCGTCGTTCGCGAAAACACCGAAGACCTCTACGCCGGCGTTGAATTCCAGGCGGGAGAAGAAAAGACGGCTGCCCTGATCAAGACGATCAACGAGTACGCGACCGGTAAGAAGATCAACACCCCTCCCGATGAAACCGGCGTCAGCATCAAGCCGATGTCTTACCAGGGAACCCGTGATATCTGTAACTACGCGTTCAAATACGCCGTCGACAACAAACGCAAAGCAGTCACTTCGATCTGCAAAGCCAATATCATGAAGTTCACCGATGGTCTGTGGTACGATGAAACCCGGGCTGTCGCGAAAGCCTATGGTGCGAAGTTCGAATGGGAAGACCTGGCAGAAGGTGTCGAACCAGATGCTAAGCTGGCTGGTAACGTTCCTGATTGTGGCGGCAGCATTGAATACAATGAGCGTCTGATCGACAACATGTGCATGCAGCTGGTTCAGAAGCCCGAACTGTACGACGTGCTCGTTACTTCCAACTTGTACGGCGACATTCTGAGTGACCTCTGTGCCGGCCTGGTCGGTGGTCTGGGCGTCGCTCCCGGTTCCAACATCGGTACCGAAGCTGCCATCTTCGAAGCAACCCACGGTTCTGCTCCGAAGTACAAAGGCCAGAACAAGGTTAACCCGGTCGCCCTGATTCTCTCCGGTAAAATGATGCTGGACTACCTGGGTGAGCACGAAGCAGCCGCCAAACTGGATCAGGCTGTTGCCGATGTCATCGAAGAAGGCAAAGACGTCACTTACGACCTCAAGCCTGACCGTAACGATCCGACCGCCGTCGGTACTCAGGAAATGGCAGAAGCCATCTGCCGTAAGATGCAGTAA
- a CDS encoding outer membrane protein assembly factor BamB family protein: MRPLLFVLFVLSFPLSLSAQEQWPGFLGAGASPLKAETIPTQWSAEQNVAWKAGIPGYGQSSPVIWGDQVYVTSVAGPNKEQLHVVCFSLKSGKQLWDHIQPSTYPEKNSVYISRAAPTPVLDENGIYAYFESGDIVALSHAGELKWAASLTKRYGAPKNKFGLSASPVQWQDRVIVLIDDEGPSYITAVSKADGSELWKTDRKSRVSWSSPMIVPVGEAQQVVCSSAGSIDGYDPKTGKQLWTYDEVGGNNKTSPIPAGNGEFLIGASPGREGDNNELAKKSNGLFVVKQQGDDWEPQFAWTNASPTPSWGTPIVYQGNAYWVNRVGVVYCLNAKDGESVYTSRIKESCWATPVGIGDRVYFFGKNGVTTVLKAGNEFEVLAENELWTEDNPPVNNVPTAEETSAERRQGVAMFSRPTLYGAAIVNGYLVLRTGSQLYCIKQ, translated from the coding sequence ATGAGACCGCTGCTGTTTGTTTTGTTTGTATTGTCATTTCCCCTCAGTCTGTCCGCGCAGGAACAGTGGCCCGGTTTTCTGGGAGCGGGTGCTTCTCCCCTCAAGGCGGAGACCATTCCCACGCAGTGGTCGGCGGAACAGAATGTCGCCTGGAAAGCAGGGATCCCCGGCTATGGACAGTCCAGCCCGGTGATCTGGGGCGACCAGGTGTATGTCACTTCGGTCGCAGGGCCAAATAAGGAGCAGCTGCACGTCGTCTGTTTTTCGCTTAAGTCCGGCAAACAGCTTTGGGATCACATTCAGCCTTCAACGTATCCCGAGAAGAACAGCGTCTACATCAGCCGGGCCGCACCGACGCCCGTACTGGATGAGAACGGCATCTACGCTTACTTCGAAAGTGGCGACATCGTTGCCCTCTCGCATGCCGGCGAATTGAAGTGGGCTGCCTCCCTGACGAAACGTTACGGAGCACCCAAAAACAAGTTCGGTCTGTCCGCGTCTCCCGTGCAGTGGCAGGATCGTGTGATAGTACTCATCGACGACGAAGGTCCGTCTTACATCACCGCGGTCAGCAAAGCGGATGGTAGCGAGCTCTGGAAGACCGATCGAAAGAGTCGCGTCAGCTGGAGTTCGCCGATGATCGTCCCTGTGGGCGAGGCACAGCAGGTGGTCTGCAGTTCTGCGGGTTCCATCGACGGCTACGATCCGAAAACGGGCAAACAGCTTTGGACCTACGACGAAGTGGGCGGCAATAACAAGACCAGCCCGATTCCCGCCGGCAACGGCGAATTCCTGATCGGCGCTTCACCAGGTCGGGAGGGAGATAACAACGAGCTGGCGAAAAAATCGAACGGTCTGTTCGTGGTCAAACAGCAGGGCGATGATTGGGAGCCCCAGTTCGCGTGGACCAATGCCAGCCCGACGCCCTCCTGGGGAACGCCCATCGTCTACCAGGGGAATGCCTACTGGGTGAACCGCGTCGGCGTGGTTTACTGTCTGAATGCCAAAGACGGAGAGTCCGTCTATACCAGCCGGATTAAAGAGTCCTGCTGGGCCACGCCAGTCGGGATCGGCGACCGAGTCTACTTCTTCGGCAAGAACGGCGTGACGACCGTTTTGAAAGCGGGTAATGAATTCGAAGTCCTCGCCGAGAATGAACTCTGGACCGAAGACAATCCACCGGTCAACAACGTTCCCACCGCCGAGGAAACCTCAGCAGAACGCCGCCAGGGCGTTGCCATGTTCTCGCGACCGACTCTGTACGGCGCGGCGATTGTGAACGGCTACCTGGTTCTCAGAACCGGCAGTCAGCTGTATTGCATTAAGCAGTAA
- a CDS encoding DUF962 domain-containing protein — protein sequence MIQRFLHNYLLRHQNRANQILHLIGVPLTFGGLIGFGIAGEWYYAWSAFVAGYVLQFLGHAIEQNDAGELILVKKLLGIPYREFGPQTQSQQNFDQPSKKSSCND from the coding sequence ATGATCCAGCGTTTTCTTCATAATTACCTGCTTCGACACCAGAACCGCGCCAATCAGATCCTGCACCTGATCGGGGTGCCTCTCACATTCGGGGGACTCATTGGATTTGGCATCGCGGGAGAGTGGTATTATGCCTGGTCCGCGTTCGTAGCGGGGTATGTGCTGCAGTTTCTGGGGCATGCCATTGAGCAGAATGACGCCGGCGAACTCATTCTGGTCAAGAAATTACTGGGAATCCCCTACAGGGAGTTCGGTCCACAGACCCAATCTCAACAGAATTTTGACCAACCGTCAAAAAAGTCAAGTTGCAACGATTGA
- a CDS encoding Crp/Fnr family transcriptional regulator translates to MDKNFWFLKNCDLFERLSEDQIAQVERNASVKQFARGNMVYLPTETSDSVYLLLNGRIKLYHITGEGKQALLALIEPGELFGELAILGGGEREEYAEAMLKSTILRIPGVVIQDLMHQHPEVSLGVTKLMGLRRQRVEQRLKSLLFRSNRDRLTHLLLELAEKYGRFTPEGVLINIKLSHQELASIIGSTRETVTVLLGELQDERSIDIQKRHIILRKARYLAHSIDFKLNPAFQSKPDQSGEFVLRGAEA, encoded by the coding sequence ATGGACAAAAACTTCTGGTTTCTCAAGAACTGTGACCTCTTCGAACGACTGAGCGAGGATCAAATCGCCCAGGTCGAACGGAATGCGTCCGTCAAACAGTTCGCGCGGGGAAACATGGTTTATCTCCCGACCGAAACCAGCGACTCGGTCTACCTGCTGCTCAACGGCAGAATCAAGCTCTACCACATCACGGGAGAAGGCAAACAGGCTCTGCTGGCACTGATCGAGCCGGGCGAGCTGTTTGGGGAACTGGCGATCCTCGGCGGCGGCGAACGTGAAGAATATGCCGAAGCCATGCTGAAATCGACCATTCTCCGCATTCCCGGAGTCGTGATTCAGGATCTGATGCACCAGCATCCCGAAGTCTCTCTGGGTGTGACCAAGCTGATGGGTCTCCGACGACAACGGGTGGAACAGCGGCTCAAATCCCTGCTGTTTCGTTCCAACCGCGACCGGCTAACGCATCTCTTGCTGGAACTGGCAGAAAAATACGGCCGGTTTACCCCCGAAGGCGTTCTGATCAATATCAAACTCTCGCACCAGGAACTGGCGAGTATTATCGGCAGCACACGTGAAACCGTGACTGTCCTGCTGGGCGAACTGCAGGACGAACGCAGTATCGATATCCAGAAACGACACATCATCCTCAGAAAGGCCCGCTATCTGGCTCATTCGATTGATTTCAAACTCAACCCCGCCTTCCAGTCCAAACCGGATCAGTCGGGAGAATTTGTCTTAAGAGGAGCGGAAGCCTGA
- a CDS encoding RNA polymerase sigma factor — protein sequence MHDQSQESLFMDWLDAHGASVWKVARAYTLTTEETQDLAQEILLQAWKSLPQFEQKSSPATWFYRVALHTAMNWRRKEAPWRVRQKPLLEVQMLSAAEADSAATAQQRDLVEQLYKAIHQLPKTDAALVLLYLEELSYREMADVLGISENYVGVKLNRARQALNELMKGESDGS from the coding sequence GTGCATGACCAATCACAGGAATCGCTGTTCATGGACTGGCTCGACGCGCATGGTGCGTCGGTCTGGAAAGTGGCACGCGCCTACACCCTGACCACGGAAGAGACTCAGGATCTCGCCCAGGAGATTCTGTTGCAGGCCTGGAAGTCACTACCGCAGTTCGAGCAGAAGTCGAGCCCGGCCACCTGGTTCTATCGCGTGGCATTACACACGGCGATGAACTGGCGCAGAAAGGAAGCACCGTGGCGGGTCCGACAGAAACCGTTGCTGGAAGTGCAGATGCTGAGCGCCGCAGAGGCCGACAGCGCCGCCACCGCACAGCAGCGTGATCTGGTCGAGCAGCTTTACAAAGCCATCCACCAGTTACCCAAAACCGATGCCGCCCTGGTGCTGCTTTACCTGGAAGAGTTGAGTTATCGCGAGATGGCCGACGTGCTGGGGATTTCTGAAAACTACGTTGGTGTGAAACTGAATCGGGCCAGGCAGGCATTGAACGAACTGATGAAAGGGGAAAGCGATGGCTCCTGA
- a CDS encoding NAD(P)H-hydrate epimerase translates to MSSIERLSREEVRSVDQRTIEEFGLPGIALMENAGRGVFELLVSLKAQGPIKICAGKGNNGGDGFVIARHLDNAGIPVEVYLLTDPEQLTGDAATNYQVASRMGISIQADPDLQDPERFRAFLDSAEWIVDALLGTGVQGEVREPFASAIRMMNAAPANILAIDLPSGLDCDTGQPLGECIVASQTATMVAEKLGFAEPKSQQYTGTVHVLGIGAPRQIITELLQKQ, encoded by the coding sequence ATGTCATCGATCGAACGACTCAGCCGGGAAGAAGTTCGCAGCGTCGACCAGCGTACGATTGAAGAATTCGGGCTCCCCGGAATTGCCCTGATGGAGAATGCCGGCCGCGGCGTGTTCGAGTTACTCGTCTCACTCAAAGCCCAGGGTCCCATCAAAATCTGTGCGGGTAAGGGGAATAACGGCGGGGATGGCTTCGTCATCGCCCGTCATCTGGACAACGCCGGCATCCCCGTCGAAGTCTATTTGCTCACCGATCCCGAACAGCTCACCGGCGACGCCGCCACGAATTACCAGGTCGCTTCGCGGATGGGAATCTCGATTCAAGCCGACCCCGATCTGCAGGATCCGGAACGATTTCGTGCGTTCCTCGATTCAGCCGAGTGGATCGTCGACGCTCTGTTGGGGACCGGCGTGCAGGGAGAGGTGCGCGAACCTTTCGCCAGCGCCATCCGGATGATGAATGCAGCACCCGCCAACATCCTGGCCATCGATCTTCCCTCAGGCCTCGACTGTGACACGGGACAACCTTTGGGAGAATGCATCGTCGCTTCGCAAACGGCGACCATGGTGGCAGAAAAGCTGGGTTTCGCGGAACCGAAGTCGCAGCAATATACGGGCACCGTACACGTGCTGGGGATCGGTGCACCGCGACAGATCATCACGGAACTCCTGCAAAAACAGTAG
- a CDS encoding helix-turn-helix transcriptional regulator, with amino-acid sequence MVAGRIHRLLKLIALLQSGRVFNSAQLASECEVSRRTVFRDLKTLQESGIYVLFDEEKQGYSLPWRTIVPFKDLTFEEALALFVLCQDLDQTTVGLPFDQFARSASAKVLNSLPDALRENVIDAAQTISVWGTPVNPSELSASHHKNLFQAAISRKNIRIQYTVPGEKKPQSTMLSPYHILYANRQWYTVGRSSVDRGIKAFPVLSIVKSEILDETFSRPSRFKLDRYLGNSWDPIRGNGKRVSVKIRFQSTLAQKVSQIMWDPSQEIRKLKGGMIEFRARVDTLEELVGWVLSFGDQAEVVTPRAFRDLIQQQASAIAQIYSK; translated from the coding sequence ATGGTGGCAGGACGAATCCATCGTCTCCTGAAGCTGATTGCGCTGTTACAATCGGGACGAGTTTTTAATTCCGCACAACTTGCCAGCGAATGCGAAGTCAGTCGCAGGACTGTATTCCGTGACCTGAAAACGCTACAGGAATCGGGTATTTATGTGCTCTTCGACGAGGAGAAACAGGGGTATTCACTTCCCTGGAGAACCATCGTTCCTTTCAAGGACCTCACCTTTGAAGAAGCACTGGCCCTGTTCGTGCTGTGCCAGGATCTCGACCAGACCACAGTCGGCCTCCCCTTTGACCAGTTTGCCCGCTCCGCTTCTGCCAAGGTTCTGAACAGTCTGCCCGACGCACTTCGTGAAAACGTCATCGATGCTGCTCAGACCATTTCTGTCTGGGGCACCCCGGTGAATCCAAGTGAGCTCAGTGCCAGTCACCACAAGAACCTGTTTCAGGCTGCCATCTCGCGGAAGAATATCCGCATTCAATACACTGTGCCCGGAGAGAAGAAACCACAGTCCACGATGCTCAGCCCCTATCATATTCTGTACGCCAACCGTCAATGGTACACGGTGGGACGCTCTTCCGTAGACCGCGGGATCAAAGCGTTTCCCGTTCTGAGTATTGTCAAATCCGAAATCCTGGACGAAACCTTCAGTCGCCCCTCCCGCTTCAAACTGGACCGCTACCTGGGCAATTCGTGGGACCCGATTCGAGGAAACGGAAAACGCGTGTCGGTGAAGATTCGCTTTCAGAGTACTCTGGCTCAGAAAGTGTCCCAGATCATGTGGGACCCTTCCCAGGAAATCAGGAAGCTGAAGGGGGGAATGATTGAATTCCGGGCGCGGGTCGACACGCTGGAAGAGCTCGTCGGCTGGGTCCTGAGCTTTGGCGATCAGGCGGAAGTAGTCACCCCGCGGGCATTTCGCGATCTGATTCAGCAGCAGGCCTCCGCGATCGCACAGATTTACAGTAAATAA
- a CDS encoding SDR family NAD(P)-dependent oxidoreductase — MIDEYSDRWALITGASSGIGLEFAHRLAARGMHLVLTARRQEQLEELAADLLTRHGTKTEVVVLDLSEPEAPRKLYDEIKARGVQIELLINNAGFSVVSDIASTDRERVMQMVQLNMGALTDLTYLYLPEMMERGHGGIINIASVAAFQPVAYMSAYAASKSYVLHFTEGLWAEARDKGVTVTALCPGTTQTEFFDVAGVEGWLKKHRYQTVDQVVKTGLKALEKKRQYMVSGWGNYLLSLLVRIATRRTVVVESMKYFRPQPQKEKK; from the coding sequence GTGATAGACGAATATTCTGATCGATGGGCTCTGATTACGGGTGCTTCATCCGGAATCGGCCTTGAATTTGCGCACCGGCTGGCCGCACGGGGAATGCATCTGGTACTGACGGCTCGTCGTCAGGAGCAACTGGAAGAGCTGGCTGCCGACCTGCTGACCCGGCATGGAACCAAAACAGAAGTCGTCGTGCTGGACCTTTCCGAACCGGAGGCACCCCGGAAACTCTACGATGAGATCAAGGCACGTGGCGTGCAGATCGAACTGCTGATCAACAACGCCGGTTTCAGTGTGGTTTCGGATATCGCCTCGACCGACCGGGAACGGGTGATGCAGATGGTGCAGCTGAATATGGGCGCATTGACCGATTTGACTTATCTCTATCTGCCCGAAATGATGGAACGAGGTCACGGCGGAATCATCAATATCGCCTCGGTCGCCGCGTTTCAGCCGGTGGCTTACATGTCCGCCTATGCTGCCAGCAAAAGTTACGTACTGCACTTCACCGAGGGACTCTGGGCGGAAGCCCGCGACAAAGGGGTGACAGTGACTGCACTCTGCCCCGGAACGACGCAGACCGAGTTCTTCGATGTGGCCGGCGTGGAAGGCTGGCTGAAAAAGCATCGCTATCAGACCGTCGATCAGGTGGTCAAGACCGGCCTCAAAGCCCTGGAAAAGAAACGTCAGTATATGGTTTCCGGCTGGGGCAATTACCTGCTCTCTTTGCTGGTCCGCATCGCGACCCGCCGCACGGTGGTGGTCGAATCGATGAAATATTTCCGCCCGCAGCCCCAGAAAGAGAAAAAATAG
- a CDS encoding TolC family protein — translation MNLRRNLRLILCGCMMTTQIMGCHGLGTDTDLHYLGDKELQYYEDVATKIEYPAVYEETPEEITFSGKPRTLVDRSQDQIWDLPLMDAVHLGLANSEVIRVSGALGTNGNSLLNNPDGTPSIFDPAIQETNVLLGGARGVEAALSAFDTTFTANMLWGRSEQVQNSPFFGGVPGGTLIQETGQFQSGLSKNFANGGQFAINHNWNYTGSNASSQLFPSNYAGNLGLSYRQPMLAGAGVEYTRIAGPIGTSFSGITGVSQGVVIARINNDQALADFERNVRNLISDIEESYWQLYLAYRLYDTQVVARNSALRSWREAHAKLEAGGTRNFKPADEAQAKDRLFETQALVQATRSEIYTAESRFRRLVGLPVNDGKIIRPIDDPIAAEFSPDWSMCLTEALVHRVELRKQKWNIKSLELQALAATSLTKPRFDFVSSYQVNGFGDRLLSQKNTDGITGQGLHSAYGTMMDNDQDSWTLGWEFSMPLGFRSAHAQVENLEFRLSKARAILQAQEMDVSQELAITFQDLTKNYATAQSNFNRWRAARRRVELFDAEVQAGTTTLDTLLRAQSSLAQAETEYYRSLVAYNIAIKNLHKWKGTLLKHNNIHLMEGEWNPIAYQQALRKAWARTHGIEAHKLQHKPAPFVADGYVGEVGVMPAPAQEGTYSSEQEGMTPEFQPVPEPGMSPEYAPPVTPPPQPEARIQLNGQGGNNPLAPTSVDRAVKVALESDQPQSDLYVTPIGGTLDQLPVPQEEIPSSQAELPIANPEDNLDLEFRSADSF, via the coding sequence ATGAACCTACGCCGGAATTTACGCCTGATTCTCTGTGGATGCATGATGACCACTCAAATAATGGGTTGTCATGGTCTGGGAACCGATACCGATCTGCACTATCTGGGTGACAAAGAGCTTCAATACTATGAAGACGTCGCCACAAAGATTGAATATCCCGCAGTTTACGAAGAAACACCCGAGGAGATTACCTTCTCGGGCAAGCCGCGGACGCTGGTCGATCGCTCCCAGGACCAGATCTGGGACTTGCCTCTGATGGACGCCGTCCACCTGGGTCTCGCGAACAGTGAGGTGATTCGTGTTTCCGGCGCATTGGGAACGAACGGCAACTCGTTGCTGAATAATCCGGACGGAACACCTTCGATTTTCGACCCGGCAATCCAGGAGACCAACGTGCTGCTGGGTGGTGCCCGTGGTGTGGAAGCAGCGTTATCCGCCTTCGATACCACATTTACCGCAAATATGTTGTGGGGTCGTTCCGAACAGGTTCAAAACAGTCCCTTCTTTGGTGGCGTCCCGGGCGGAACTCTGATTCAGGAAACCGGTCAGTTTCAGTCCGGGCTCTCCAAGAACTTCGCCAACGGTGGTCAGTTTGCCATCAATCATAACTGGAATTACACCGGCAGTAATGCCTCCAGCCAGTTGTTCCCCTCGAACTATGCCGGGAACCTCGGGCTGTCATATCGTCAACCTATGCTGGCGGGAGCCGGGGTCGAATACACCCGCATCGCCGGTCCGATCGGAACCAGCTTCTCCGGGATTACCGGGGTGAGCCAGGGGGTCGTGATTGCCCGGATCAACAATGACCAGGCACTCGCTGACTTTGAACGCAACGTGCGAAACCTGATCTCTGATATTGAAGAAAGCTACTGGCAGCTGTACCTGGCTTACCGTCTGTACGATACACAGGTCGTCGCCCGTAACTCTGCCTTACGCAGCTGGCGTGAAGCACATGCCAAGCTGGAAGCCGGTGGTACACGTAACTTCAAGCCGGCTGATGAAGCCCAGGCCAAAGACCGTCTGTTTGAAACACAGGCACTCGTCCAGGCAACCCGCAGTGAGATCTATACTGCAGAAAGCCGTTTCCGTCGACTGGTCGGTCTGCCCGTTAATGATGGTAAAATCATCCGACCTATCGATGATCCCATCGCCGCAGAGTTCTCGCCGGACTGGAGCATGTGTCTCACCGAAGCTCTCGTTCACCGCGTTGAACTTCGCAAACAGAAATGGAATATCAAGAGTCTCGAACTGCAGGCCCTGGCGGCAACCAGCCTGACCAAACCCCGGTTCGACTTCGTTTCCAGTTACCAGGTGAACGGTTTCGGCGATCGTCTGCTGAGTCAGAAGAATACAGATGGTATCACAGGCCAGGGCCTGCACAGTGCCTATGGAACCATGATGGATAATGACCAGGACAGCTGGACCCTCGGTTGGGAATTCAGCATGCCCCTCGGTTTCCGTTCGGCACATGCTCAGGTCGAGAATCTCGAATTCCGGCTGTCGAAAGCCCGGGCGATTCTGCAGGCACAGGAAATGGATGTGAGCCAGGAGCTCGCGATCACCTTCCAGGACCTGACCAAAAACTATGCGACCGCACAGTCCAACTTCAACCGCTGGCGTGCGGCCCGCAGACGTGTGGAACTGTTCGACGCGGAAGTCCAGGCGGGTACCACCACTCTGGATACCCTGCTGCGTGCTCAGTCCAGTCTGGCACAGGCAGAAACCGAATACTACCGTTCGCTGGTGGCTTACAACATCGCGATCAAGAACCTCCACAAGTGGAAGGGAACCTTACTCAAACACAACAACATTCACCTGATGGAAGGCGAATGGAATCCGATCGCCTATCAGCAGGCACTGCGGAAAGCCTGGGCTCGTACCCACGGTATCGAAGCTCACAAACTGCAGCATAAGCCGGCTCCCTTCGTGGCCGATGGTTATGTGGGCGAAGTGGGCGTGATGCCTGCACCGGCTCAGGAAGGAACCTACTCTTCCGAGCAGGAAGGTATGACACCTGAATTCCAGCCTGTTCCGGAACCGGGCATGTCACCTGAATATGCACCACCGGTCACACCTCCTCCGCAGCCTGAGGCACGCATCCAGCTCAACGGGCAGGGCGGCAATAATCCGCTCGCCCCGACCTCGGTCGATCGGGCGGTGAAAGTGGCGCTGGAATCGGATCAACCCCAGAGTGATCTGTATGTGACACCCATTGGTGGAACCCTGGATCAGCTACCTGTTCCACAGGAAGAAATCCCGAGTTCGCAGGCAGAACTGCCGATTGCCAATCCGGAAGACAACCTCGATCTGGAATTTCGGTCTGCCGACAGTTTCTAA
- a CDS encoding 6-pyruvoyl trahydropterin synthase family protein has protein sequence MGMTIMRRVKFNAGHRLFRHEGKCQFFHGHNYIADFYVTGPETDAVGRIIDFAHLKALLKGWIDENWDHGFLLNIEDENGLNAIRMVEPTKYFVLPYNPTAENMARYLLDEVCPNLLNDLGVQAVKVVIWETEESCAEATLDQKDKTDAGLLDAFETDSFPTGFHW, from the coding sequence ATGGGTATGACAATTATGCGACGGGTCAAGTTTAACGCCGGACACCGTCTGTTTCGCCACGAAGGAAAGTGCCAGTTCTTTCACGGCCATAATTACATCGCTGATTTTTACGTCACCGGCCCGGAAACGGACGCCGTGGGGCGGATTATCGACTTTGCGCACCTCAAGGCACTGCTGAAAGGCTGGATCGATGAAAACTGGGATCACGGCTTCCTGCTCAACATCGAAGACGAAAACGGTCTGAACGCGATCCGCATGGTCGAACCGACCAAGTACTTCGTACTGCCTTACAATCCGACTGCGGAAAACATGGCCCGCTACCTGCTGGACGAAGTCTGTCCGAATCTGCTCAACGACCTGGGAGTACAGGCCGTCAAAGTCGTGATCTGGGAAACCGAAGAGTCCTGTGCCGAAGCGACTCTGGATCAGAAAGACAAAACGGACGCCGGTCTGCTTGATGCTTTTGAAACCGATTCATTCCCGACCGGGTTTCACTGGTAA